In one window of Azotobacter salinestris DNA:
- a CDS encoding glucan 1,4-alpha-glucosidase → MGLCQTALGAAPGTGVVESVAPGAPGNAPFWSYSGKTGIGTSYEQYNEDGQYAPSAATGPVSKVWFSLAQGIITETMFGLIHEAQLRELQLVIQGPDFVDLEAQDTDSEIHYLSVDGEGRPNSLAYKIINRDKEGLYEIEKHVFTDPNTNSLMMRVIFRSTDPAIQAYVHVDPAIGNTGSGDTAFVDRQALYAQQDETTLVVKASQPLENATVGFAGTSDGLTDLKKDGKLDNQHTSTGSQQGNVALLARLPLKGTETTIDLVVGFGKSRTEADKAADKTLARGYAKVLAHYNGEGKAIGWQDYLQSLSALPAMYAQSTDNGKLLNVSAMVLKAQEDKSNAGALIASLSNPWGDTTSAEQSSTGYKAVWPRDFYQCAMALLALGDRQTPKVAFEYLKKVQVREDTPGNEGATGWFLQKTHVDGELEWMSVQLDQTAMPIMLGWKLWQAGILDDNQITDWYQNMLKPAAEFLVKGGQIKLGWNDWNITPPLTQQERWEEQWGYSPSTTAALIAGLTAASDIAEHAGDTNAAQTFLNTAKDYSDKVEASMFTRSGELGDGRYYLRITQNDDPNDGGTLSYSNGYAGLPESQILDAGFLELVRYGVRPATDPHIVDSLGELDSQVLPEHLKLKYTFTYPGVVGEFPGWRRYGNDGYGENLNTGGNWMTSEPGSDRGRVWPFFTGERGHYELALAKARLPEGVSALSDEQLMQLKNTYVKSMELFANEGMMLPEQVWDGVGDNSTHGFEKGEGTNSATPLAWTHAEYVKLVRSMTDQAVWDHYPIVPEKLAQ, encoded by the coding sequence GTGGGCCTCTGTCAAACCGCGCTGGGTGCCGCCCCCGGTACCGGCGTGGTGGAGAGCGTGGCCCCGGGCGCGCCGGGAAACGCACCGTTCTGGTCCTATTCGGGAAAAACCGGTATCGGCACCTCCTACGAGCAGTACAACGAAGATGGCCAATATGCCCCTTCGGCGGCCACCGGCCCCGTGTCGAAAGTCTGGTTCTCCCTGGCCCAGGGGATCATCACCGAGACCATGTTCGGCTTGATTCATGAAGCTCAGCTCAGGGAGTTGCAACTGGTTATCCAGGGGCCGGACTTCGTGGATCTGGAAGCGCAGGACACCGACAGCGAAATTCACTACCTGTCGGTCGACGGCGAGGGCCGCCCCAATTCGCTCGCCTACAAGATCATCAATCGCGACAAGGAAGGCCTGTACGAGATCGAGAAACACGTGTTCACCGATCCGAACACGAACTCCCTGATGATGCGGGTCATCTTCCGCAGCACCGATCCGGCCATCCAGGCCTATGTGCACGTCGATCCGGCGATCGGCAACACCGGCAGCGGCGACACCGCCTTCGTCGACCGGCAGGCGCTGTACGCCCAGCAAGACGAGACGACGCTGGTGGTCAAGGCCAGCCAGCCCCTGGAGAACGCCACCGTCGGCTTTGCCGGAACCTCCGACGGCCTGACCGACCTGAAGAAGGATGGCAAGCTCGACAACCAGCACACCAGCACTGGGTCACAGCAGGGCAACGTCGCCCTGCTGGCGCGCCTTCCCTTGAAGGGCACCGAAACCACAATCGACTTGGTCGTCGGGTTCGGGAAGAGCCGCACGGAGGCCGACAAGGCCGCGGACAAGACGCTTGCCCGCGGCTACGCCAAGGTGCTGGCCCACTACAATGGCGAGGGCAAGGCGATCGGCTGGCAGGATTATCTGCAATCCCTGTCCGCCCTGCCGGCCATGTATGCGCAGAGCACGGACAACGGCAAGCTGCTCAACGTCAGCGCCATGGTGCTCAAGGCCCAGGAGGACAAGAGCAACGCCGGGGCGCTGATCGCCTCCCTGTCCAACCCCTGGGGCGATACGACTTCCGCCGAGCAGAGCAGTACCGGCTACAAGGCCGTCTGGCCACGTGACTTCTATCAGTGCGCGATGGCGCTGCTGGCGCTCGGCGACCGCCAGACGCCGAAGGTTGCCTTCGAATACCTGAAGAAGGTTCAGGTCAGAGAAGACACCCCCGGCAACGAGGGCGCTACCGGCTGGTTCCTGCAAAAGACCCATGTCGATGGCGAGCTCGAATGGATGTCGGTCCAGCTCGACCAGACCGCCATGCCCATCATGCTGGGCTGGAAACTCTGGCAGGCCGGGATACTGGACGACAACCAGATCACCGACTGGTACCAGAACATGCTCAAGCCGGCGGCGGAATTCCTGGTCAAGGGCGGCCAGATCAAACTCGGCTGGAACGATTGGAACATCACCCCACCGCTGACCCAGCAGGAGCGCTGGGAAGAGCAATGGGGCTACTCGCCCTCGACCACGGCAGCACTCATCGCCGGCCTGACAGCGGCCTCCGACATCGCCGAGCATGCGGGTGATACCAATGCGGCGCAGACTTTCCTGAACACCGCAAAGGATTACTCCGACAAAGTGGAAGCGAGCATGTTCACCCGCAGCGGCGAGCTGGGCGACGGACGCTATTACCTGCGCATTACCCAGAACGACGACCCCAACGACGGCGGCACCCTGAGTTACAGCAACGGCTATGCCGGACTGCCGGAAAGCCAGATTCTCGACGCCGGTTTTCTGGAGCTGGTGCGTTACGGCGTTCGGCCCGCCACCGATCCCCACATCGTCGATTCGCTGGGAGAGCTCGACAGCCAGGTGCTGCCCGAGCACCTGAAGCTTAAATACACCTTCACCTACCCCGGAGTCGTAGGCGAATTCCCCGGCTGGCGTCGCTACGGCAACGATGGCTACGGCGAAAATCTAAACACCGGCGGCAATTGGATGACCTCCGAGCCGGGCTCGGACCGGGGCCGGGTCTGGCCGTTCTTTACCGGCGAGCGGGGCCATTACGAGCTGGCACTCGCCAAGGCCCGGTTGCCGGAAGGGGTCAGCGCGTTGAGCGACGAGCAACTGATGCAGCTCAAAAACACCTACGTCAAGAGCATGGAGCTGTTCGCCAATGAAGGCATGATGCTGCCGGAACAGGTCTGGGACGGCGTGGGTGACAACAGCACCCATGGCTTCGAGAAGGGAGAAGGCACGAACTCCGCCACCCCCCTGGCCTGGACCCATGCCGAATACGTCAAGCTGGTTCGCTCGATGACCGACCAGGCAGTGTGGGATCACTACCCCATCGTCCCGGAAAAACTCGCGCAATGA
- a CDS encoding MGH1-like glycoside hydrolase domain-containing protein, whose protein sequence is MFRRKYLGTTAMTAVALSLASLYGGAYADNPQAAQTGEDGVDNSVIFPAYPLEPNARDETVTVSVTNQEAAQRTYTISTTMDLRDDAEKQRIFTEDAAHPLLRSGNLMFDGLFAMAMDDLKMLSVSEIRDGSYNAGEPIACNCFQTGEKWTYVWTRDLSYAARLGLAELNPAQVINSLRFKTSDFREGAQSPASLPEGTLQIVQDTGSGGSWPVSTDRVTWALAAESVLNSLSGEAYDKFSDYAYAALRGTIEADRQAAFDQALGLYNGEQSYLDWRTQTYATWIVDNLSHMSESKALSTNVVHYQALRLTARLAREHGDAPLAQRYGDWADALKDKINKHFWLEEAGLYASLTSAAEDQAPVEKFDMLGSALAILSGIAPSSRASEVLANYPHGELGVPVYYPQQPGIEVYHNRALWPFVTAYELQAAAKVRNAAVADNAIQSLVRGAALNLSNMENLEWLTGKPFYDDGPVINSKRQLWSVAGYLNMVIGTIFGYQVHKSGITVEPFLTAKARQLFGNSPQARLSGLHYKGRSLDVVLNLPEAMSGTGYYMVETVRLNGAPVTGVIEESQLNDAANVIEVDFGDLHAGDTRITMAPEVDPGDHRDPRVFAPVEPQVTSIVQKDGKYTVHFTDNGNTGISSDSVYYRIFRDGKLVDDRLTQMSWTDRSKAPAGSRVCYAVQAVFSSSGHRSHHSAPFCSDEAAVQVIPVTDARVLSNVAVTPPSDGITEPTLRDWGAPTDTLEIQDISIRESGRYAIELVYNNHQYAINTGVTNAVKQIDVLRGRNKVVATGIVQMPHVDPRNGEQPLRTSTEMAVDLEPGTYRLVFSDYFNMSYLKSNALYSGSGGIGGPVNRASIAKVRIVKLGPSDIR, encoded by the coding sequence ATGTTTCGTCGCAAATATCTTGGCACCACTGCTATGACCGCTGTAGCGCTATCCTTGGCGTCGCTCTACGGGGGCGCTTATGCTGACAATCCCCAGGCAGCCCAGACCGGGGAGGACGGGGTAGATAACTCGGTGATCTTCCCAGCCTATCCACTCGAGCCGAACGCTCGCGATGAAACGGTCACCGTGTCGGTAACCAATCAGGAAGCGGCGCAGCGCACCTATACGATCAGCACGACGATGGACCTTCGTGACGATGCCGAGAAGCAGCGGATTTTCACCGAAGATGCCGCGCACCCCTTGCTGCGGAGCGGCAATTTGATGTTCGATGGCCTGTTCGCCATGGCCATGGACGACTTGAAGATGCTGAGTGTCAGCGAGATCCGTGACGGCAGCTACAACGCTGGCGAGCCCATTGCCTGCAACTGTTTCCAGACAGGAGAAAAATGGACCTACGTCTGGACCCGTGACTTGTCCTATGCGGCCCGGCTCGGCTTGGCCGAGCTTAATCCTGCGCAAGTTATCAATTCGCTGCGCTTCAAGACCAGCGACTTCCGTGAAGGGGCTCAGTCGCCTGCGAGCCTTCCCGAGGGCACCCTTCAGATTGTCCAGGATACCGGCTCCGGCGGCAGTTGGCCGGTGAGCACGGACCGTGTGACCTGGGCTCTGGCGGCCGAAAGCGTTCTCAACAGCCTGTCCGGTGAGGCCTACGACAAGTTCTCGGATTATGCCTACGCCGCCTTGCGCGGCACCATTGAAGCTGATCGCCAGGCGGCATTCGATCAGGCGCTCGGCCTGTATAACGGTGAGCAATCCTATCTTGACTGGCGCACGCAGACCTACGCGACCTGGATCGTCGATAACCTGAGTCACATGTCCGAGTCCAAGGCTCTGTCGACCAACGTCGTTCATTACCAGGCGCTGCGACTGACCGCGCGACTGGCCCGTGAACATGGTGATGCGCCGCTGGCGCAGCGCTATGGTGATTGGGCCGATGCGCTGAAGGACAAAATCAATAAACATTTCTGGCTGGAAGAGGCTGGTTTATACGCGAGTCTGACGAGCGCGGCCGAGGATCAGGCACCCGTCGAAAAATTCGACATGCTCGGCTCGGCTCTGGCCATCCTGAGCGGGATCGCTCCGTCAAGCCGTGCATCGGAGGTTCTGGCCAACTATCCGCATGGCGAGCTGGGCGTTCCGGTGTATTACCCGCAGCAGCCGGGTATAGAGGTCTATCACAACCGTGCGCTATGGCCCTTTGTCACTGCATATGAGCTGCAGGCGGCTGCCAAGGTCCGTAATGCGGCGGTCGCAGATAACGCGATCCAATCCCTCGTGCGGGGAGCGGCATTGAATCTCTCCAACATGGAAAACCTGGAGTGGCTGACCGGAAAGCCTTTTTATGATGATGGCCCGGTGATCAACTCCAAGCGTCAGCTGTGGTCTGTCGCGGGTTATCTGAATATGGTCATCGGGACGATATTTGGATATCAAGTCCACAAGTCTGGAATTACGGTCGAACCATTCCTTACGGCCAAAGCACGGCAGTTGTTCGGTAATTCACCCCAGGCACGGCTTTCCGGACTCCACTACAAGGGCCGCTCTCTCGACGTGGTGCTGAATTTGCCGGAGGCGATGTCCGGGACAGGCTACTACATGGTTGAGACGGTACGCTTGAACGGAGCGCCGGTTACCGGCGTCATCGAAGAAAGTCAGCTGAACGATGCTGCGAACGTCATCGAAGTCGACTTCGGTGATTTGCATGCCGGTGATACGCGTATCACCATGGCGCCAGAGGTCGATCCAGGCGATCATCGGGATCCGCGTGTCTTTGCTCCTGTCGAACCGCAGGTCACCTCCATTGTGCAAAAAGATGGCAAGTACACTGTCCACTTTACGGATAATGGAAATACCGGAATTTCGAGCGACTCGGTGTACTATCGTATTTTCCGGGATGGCAAGCTCGTTGACGATCGATTGACGCAGATGAGCTGGACTGACCGCAGCAAGGCTCCCGCCGGATCCCGTGTCTGCTATGCAGTGCAGGCAGTCTTCAGCAGCAGTGGCCATCGTTCGCATCATTCGGCGCCGTTCTGCTCCGATGAGGCAGCGGTCCAGGTCATTCCTGTGACCGATGCTCGCGTGCTTAGTAATGTTGCGGTAACGCCGCCCTCTGACGGTATTACCGAGCCGACGTTGCGCGACTGGGGTGCTCCCACCGATACGCTGGAAATCCAGGACATCTCTATCAGGGAGTCTGGTCGCTACGCCATCGAGCTGGTCTATAACAACCATCAATATGCCATTAATACCGGGGTCACCAACGCGGTGAAACAAATTGACGTGCTGAGAGGCCGCAACAAGGTGGTAGCTACCGGTATCGTGCAAATGCCGCATGTCGATCCGCGTAATGGTGAGCAACCGCTGAGGACGTCTACGGAGATGGCGGTCGATCTGGAACCCGGGACCTATCGTCTCGTGTTCAGCGATTATTTCAATATGAGTTATCTGAAGTCGAATGCCCTCTATTCCGGTAGCGGCGGAATAGGCGGTCCTGTCAATCGGGCCAGCATTGCCAAGGTGCGGATTGTGAAACTCGGGCCTTCGGACATCCGCTAA
- a CDS encoding type II secretion system protein N has protein sequence MILLTVASIQAVQIAKTLFWPESSASAAPLERREATPGDTPTLDLEAIQQAELFGSLAEEPAQKALATQVKSRLSVKLLGVVKAPQGSTSVAILAEAGRQRAYAVGDKLSGNGDARLTEILADRVVFEVSGQQQYVELEKPALNDTKVSIAATAPLQTSRSPRPGGAGAGGEADSSRRAPGRTDPGYRN, from the coding sequence ATGATTCTGCTGACAGTTGCCTCGATCCAGGCGGTGCAGATCGCCAAAACGCTCTTCTGGCCCGAGTCATCGGCCTCCGCGGCGCCACTCGAGCGACGCGAGGCAACACCGGGCGATACGCCGACGCTCGATCTCGAGGCCATCCAGCAGGCGGAACTGTTCGGCTCGCTTGCAGAGGAGCCGGCCCAGAAGGCGCTTGCGACGCAGGTGAAAAGCCGTCTGAGCGTCAAGCTGCTGGGCGTCGTCAAGGCCCCCCAGGGGAGCACTTCCGTGGCCATCCTCGCAGAAGCCGGCCGGCAGCGAGCCTATGCCGTCGGCGACAAACTGTCAGGCAACGGCGACGCCAGGCTGACCGAAATCCTGGCGGACCGGGTGGTGTTCGAGGTGTCCGGTCAGCAGCAATACGTCGAGCTGGAAAAGCCCGCCCTGAATGACACAAAGGTCTCCATCGCCGCCACGGCGCCGCTCCAGACGAGCCGATCGCCACGGCCTGGCGGAGCCGGCGCGGGCGGCGAAGCGGATTCGAGTCGCCGTGCGCCGGGGCGAACGGACCCGGGATATCGAAATTGA
- the gspE gene encoding type II secretion system ATPase GspE, producing the protein MADSPIPAAEQADAKTLPQRLPFGFADRYRLVVEPEEGRLRCYHIEQTPLEAILEARRFLDTELTLLQVTVEQLEQRLGRLYQQSGQADMQLIEKIGDDDDLFELIDELPENEDLLAAEGDAPIIRLINAMLTEAIKEGASDIHIEPYEKRLSVRFRIDGVLREILSPNYKLATLLTSRIKVMAKLDIAEKRVPQDGRTALRIGGRALDVRVSTLPSSYGERVVMRLLDKQTARLSLSDLGMPENTHQAFERLLLQPNGVILVTGPTGSGKTTTLYAGLGMLNTSSRNILTVEDPVEYAIEGVGQTQVNTRAGMTFAKGLRAMLRQDPDVLMIGEIRDAETAEVAIQASLTGHLVLSTLHTNSAVGAITRLRDIGIDSFLVASSLKGVLAQRLVRRLCQHCREPVQITQEEAQLLNRPELEGAASYRSRGCSHCNQTGYRGRVGIYELAVVDAGLATLINQRAGEMEMQQYLSSKMNSLMDEARLLVTCGMTSVDEVLRIIRSD; encoded by the coding sequence ATGGCCGATTCACCGATTCCCGCCGCAGAGCAGGCGGATGCCAAAACCCTGCCCCAGCGGCTGCCGTTCGGCTTCGCCGACCGCTATCGGTTGGTCGTCGAGCCCGAGGAGGGCCGCCTGAGGTGTTACCACATCGAGCAGACGCCTCTCGAGGCGATCCTCGAGGCCAGGCGTTTCCTCGATACGGAACTGACGCTGCTGCAGGTCACGGTCGAGCAACTGGAACAGCGCCTGGGAAGGCTCTACCAGCAGAGCGGTCAGGCCGACATGCAACTGATCGAGAAGATCGGCGACGACGACGATCTGTTCGAACTGATTGATGAACTGCCGGAGAACGAAGACCTGCTCGCCGCCGAAGGCGATGCGCCGATCATTCGCCTGATCAATGCGATGCTGACCGAGGCGATCAAGGAAGGCGCCTCCGATATCCATATCGAACCCTACGAAAAGCGTCTGTCGGTGCGCTTCCGCATCGACGGCGTGCTGCGCGAAATACTGTCCCCCAACTACAAGCTGGCCACCCTGCTGACCTCGCGCATCAAGGTCATGGCCAAGCTCGACATCGCCGAGAAGCGCGTGCCGCAGGACGGTCGCACGGCGTTGCGCATCGGCGGCCGCGCCCTCGACGTACGGGTTTCGACCCTGCCCTCCAGCTACGGCGAACGGGTGGTGATGCGCCTGCTGGACAAGCAGACGGCGCGCCTCAGCCTCAGCGACCTCGGCATGCCCGAGAACACCCACCAGGCCTTCGAGCGCCTGCTGCTGCAGCCCAACGGCGTCATCCTGGTCACCGGCCCCACCGGCTCGGGCAAGACCACCACGCTCTATGCCGGCCTCGGCATGCTCAACACCAGCTCGCGCAACATCCTCACGGTGGAAGATCCCGTCGAATACGCCATCGAGGGCGTGGGACAGACGCAGGTGAATACCCGCGCCGGCATGACCTTCGCCAAGGGGCTGCGGGCGATGCTGCGTCAGGACCCGGACGTGCTGATGATCGGCGAGATCCGCGACGCGGAAACCGCCGAGGTGGCGATCCAGGCGAGCCTAACCGGCCACCTGGTATTGTCGACCCTGCATACCAACAGTGCTGTCGGCGCGATCACCCGCCTGCGCGATATCGGCATCGACTCCTTCCTGGTCGCCTCCAGTCTGAAAGGCGTGCTGGCCCAGCGGCTGGTTCGGCGACTCTGCCAACACTGCCGTGAGCCTGTGCAGATAACGCAGGAAGAAGCGCAGCTGCTCAACAGACCCGAACTCGAGGGAGCAGCCAGCTATCGGAGCCGGGGCTGCAGTCACTGCAATCAGACCGGCTATCGCGGCCGGGTCGGCATCTATGAGCTGGCCGTGGTGGACGCCGGACTGGCGACACTGATCAACCAGCGGGCCGGAGAGATGGAGATGCAGCAATACTTGAGTAGCAAGATGAATTCCCTGATGGACGAGGCGCGCCTTCTCGTTACCTGCGGCATGACGAGCGTCGACGAAGTGCTGCGCATCATTCGCAGCGATTGA
- a CDS encoding secretin N-terminal domain-containing protein: MRDTDISEFIASIGKLTGKTIVMDPRVKGKVSISTPKSVTKEELYEIFLVQLGVNGYSVINVGKDILKVIPQQGAKLEGIEVQGGNNSPTHTSERIVTRVVQVQNVDVAALVPILRPLVDNQSGIITPYPASNVILITDREANVRRLLEVIERVDKADSDDTEIIWLQNASAPEVSETLTALIREQTKGSEGARLMPIVKADARTNSLLIRADESNREYLRQVIKELDSEVQTDNNTRVHYLKYAKAEDLAAVLEKISGTISEEEGKAPRNPPGPIRTPSI, translated from the coding sequence ATGCGCGACACCGATATTTCGGAGTTCATCGCCAGCATCGGAAAGCTCACGGGCAAAACCATCGTCATGGACCCGCGCGTCAAGGGAAAGGTCAGCATCAGCACTCCGAAATCGGTGACAAAAGAGGAACTCTACGAAATCTTTCTGGTGCAGCTCGGCGTCAACGGATACTCCGTCATCAATGTGGGAAAAGACATACTGAAGGTGATTCCCCAGCAAGGCGCGAAACTGGAAGGGATCGAAGTTCAGGGTGGCAACAATTCCCCGACGCATACCAGTGAAAGAATCGTCACCCGTGTAGTTCAAGTGCAAAACGTCGACGTAGCCGCCCTGGTGCCCATCCTGCGTCCGCTGGTGGATAACCAGAGCGGTATCATCACGCCCTACCCCGCCTCCAACGTCATTCTGATCACCGACCGCGAGGCCAATGTCCGGCGGCTATTGGAGGTCATCGAACGGGTGGACAAGGCCGATAGCGACGATACCGAGATCATCTGGCTACAGAATGCCTCCGCGCCGGAAGTGAGCGAAACCCTGACGGCATTGATCCGCGAGCAGACCAAGGGCAGCGAAGGCGCGCGCCTGATGCCCATCGTCAAGGCGGACGCCCGGACCAACAGCCTGTTGATCCGGGCCGACGAATCGAATCGCGAGTATCTCCGCCAGGTCATTAAGGAACTCGACAGCGAGGTCCAGACCGACAACAACACCCGGGTTCACTACCTCAAGTACGCCAAGGCCGAGGACCTGGCGGCGGTGCTGGAAAAGATCAGCGGCACCATCAGCGAAGAGGAGGGCAAGGCCCCCCGGAATCCGCCGGGACCAATCAGAACGCCATCCATATAA
- a CDS encoding IS4 family transposase, with protein sequence MDRSVLADASWIEQELAGSTFRDERLGRRLRKLLLQMANAVGEPIPLACQDWANTKAAYRFLSNTAVDEARILAGHFQSTRIRAAAVDGPLLVLQDTTEFSYKRAHPEQIGTLTTIPGRKTDGRRPMHTLCGLLMHSSLVVTPEGLPLGLAAIRFWTRSKFRGVTALKRRINPTRVPIEHKESVRWLENLRDATALLGDPARLVHVGDRENDIYEFFCAARSAGTHFLVRTCVDRLAGSGKQTIADQMSEVAVQGLHDVLVEEGRKTTRAIVELRYRRIHVLPPIGKQKRYSAIDLTVIQARERGEPSGRPAIDWQLITDLPVTSPQEAIEKLDWYALRWKIESFHKILKSGCRAEEARLRTAERLVNLIALFCIIAWRLFWMTMLNRTEPEASPRIALTRDEIGLLDRMIDATGQPPPSRTLSDYLIHIARLGGYLARASDPPPGNVVLWRGWCRLMDIKLGALLVASRYG encoded by the coding sequence ATGGACCGCTCTGTTTTGGCTGACGCCTCCTGGATTGAACAGGAACTCGCCGGCTCGACGTTCCGGGACGAACGCCTTGGCCGGCGGCTGCGCAAGCTGCTGCTGCAAATGGCGAATGCCGTGGGAGAACCCATCCCGCTGGCCTGCCAGGACTGGGCGAATACCAAGGCGGCCTACCGCTTCCTTTCCAACACGGCAGTAGACGAGGCGCGGATTCTGGCCGGGCATTTCCAGTCGACGCGTATTCGCGCTGCTGCCGTCGACGGTCCCCTGCTGGTCCTTCAGGATACGACCGAGTTTTCGTACAAGCGGGCGCACCCCGAGCAGATCGGCACGCTTACCACCATCCCCGGCCGGAAAACCGATGGCCGCAGGCCCATGCATACGCTCTGTGGCCTGCTGATGCATTCCAGCCTGGTCGTCACGCCGGAGGGGCTCCCCCTGGGACTGGCCGCAATCCGCTTCTGGACACGCTCGAAGTTCAGGGGAGTGACGGCTCTCAAGCGCCGGATCAATCCGACCCGCGTGCCGATCGAGCACAAGGAGAGCGTCCGCTGGCTGGAAAACCTGCGCGATGCTACCGCGCTGCTCGGCGATCCGGCACGGCTGGTCCATGTCGGGGACCGGGAAAACGATATCTATGAGTTCTTCTGTGCGGCACGCTCTGCCGGTACCCATTTCCTTGTCAGGACCTGTGTCGACCGCCTGGCCGGCAGCGGCAAACAGACGATTGCCGACCAGATGAGCGAGGTTGCCGTCCAGGGACTTCATGACGTCCTGGTCGAAGAGGGCAGGAAAACCACCCGAGCCATCGTCGAGCTTCGTTATCGTCGTATCCACGTGCTACCGCCGATCGGCAAGCAGAAACGTTATTCGGCCATCGACCTGACCGTGATCCAGGCGCGGGAGCGTGGGGAGCCGAGCGGCAGGCCGGCCATCGACTGGCAACTCATCACCGACTTGCCGGTCACCTCGCCGCAGGAGGCGATCGAGAAGCTTGACTGGTATGCCCTGCGCTGGAAGATCGAGTCGTTCCACAAGATCCTGAAATCCGGCTGCCGTGCGGAGGAAGCCAGGCTCAGGACGGCCGAGCGTCTGGTCAATCTCATAGCCTTGTTCTGCATCATTGCCTGGCGTCTGTTCTGGATGACCATGCTCAACCGCACCGAGCCCGAGGCCTCTCCCCGCATTGCCTTGACCCGGGACGAAATTGGCCTGCTTGACCGGATGATCGACGCCACCGGCCAACCTCCTCCATCGAGGACACTTTCCGACTACCTGATTCACATTGCGAGGCTTGGCGGCTATCTCGCCCGTGCCTCGGATCCGCCACCCGGCAATGTCGTTCTCTGGCGAGGCTGGTGCCGTCTCATGGACATCAAGCTGGGAGCACTACTCGTCGCTTCCCGCTATGGGTAA
- a CDS encoding outer membrane protein assembly factor BamD, translating to MTLRRSASRLVALALLAGLATGCTPFGKNLRSAPPEGALYEESMELIQSRRYEAAAARLAELLRAEPQGERRIEATLALAYSQLQLDRPKEAAQLATQLIEAHTGTERMDYALYLRAHALLALRPAPSAAQVRQAAEDLGRLRQGYPDSQYAGRAKETLAKVEERLADNELQAARLHWQRNQPVAVVNRCRYIIERYPDSAAVGGALEMMVGAYRQLGLNELADSTRAIRKGSVPP from the coding sequence ATGACCCTCCGCCGATCAGCTAGCCGCCTCGTTGCGCTCGCCTTGCTGGCAGGGCTGGCGACTGGCTGCACCCCCTTCGGAAAAAACCTGCGTTCCGCCCCGCCCGAGGGGGCGCTCTACGAGGAGAGCATGGAACTCATCCAGTCCCGCCGGTACGAGGCAGCGGCGGCCCGGCTGGCCGAACTGCTACGCGCCGAGCCGCAGGGCGAGCGGCGTATCGAGGCGACGCTGGCCCTGGCCTACAGCCAGCTGCAACTCGACCGGCCGAAGGAGGCGGCACAACTGGCAACGCAACTGATCGAGGCGCATACCGGTACGGAGCGTATGGACTATGCGCTCTATCTGCGCGCCCATGCGCTGCTGGCCCTCAGGCCCGCCCCCTCGGCCGCGCAGGTTCGTCAGGCGGCGGAGGATCTCGGGCGCCTGAGACAAGGCTACCCCGACAGCCAGTACGCCGGGCGCGCCAAGGAAACGCTGGCCAAGGTCGAGGAACGTCTGGCGGACAACGAGCTACAGGCCGCCAGGCTCCATTGGCAGCGCAATCAGCCCGTGGCGGTGGTGAACCGCTGTCGCTACATCATCGAGCGCTATCCCGACAGCGCCGCCGTCGGCGGCGCGCTGGAGATGATGGTTGGCGCCTATCGACAACTCGGCCTGAACGAGCTGGCCGACAGTACCAGGGCGATACGCAAAGGCAGTGTGCCACCCTAG